The proteins below are encoded in one region of Levilactobacillus namurensis:
- the rplK gene encoding 50S ribosomal protein L11, producing the protein MAKKVANVVKLQIPAGKATPAPPVGPALGQAGINIMGFTKEFNARTADQAGMIIPVVISVYEDRSFDFITKTPPAATLLKKAAGVEHGSGEPNTNKVATVTKDQVKQIAETKMQDLNAADVEAAMRMIEGTARSMGFTVEG; encoded by the coding sequence GTGGCTAAAAAAGTAGCTAACGTAGTTAAATTGCAGATTCCTGCAGGCAAAGCAACCCCAGCTCCCCCAGTTGGACCAGCACTGGGTCAAGCAGGGATCAACATCATGGGCTTCACCAAGGAATTCAACGCTCGTACCGCTGACCAAGCTGGTATGATCATTCCTGTTGTGATCAGCGTCTATGAAGATCGTTCCTTTGATTTCATCACCAAGACCCCACCAGCAGCAACGCTGTTGAAGAAGGCCGCTGGTGTTGAACATGGTTCTGGCGAACCTAACACGAACAAGGTTGCAACTGTAACCAAGGATCAAGTTAAGCAAATCGCTGAAACTAAAATGCAAGATCTAAACGCAGCTGACGTTGAAGCAGCTATGCGCATGATTGAAGGTACTGCCCGGAGCATGGGCTTCACGGTCGAAGGTTAA
- a CDS encoding helix-turn-helix transcriptional regulator: protein MRNQIAVRRKQRQLSQAALAQLTAVTRQTINAIENDKYDPSLSLAFKLAAVLGTTVDELFTQGEDTK from the coding sequence TTGCGGAATCAGATTGCAGTTCGACGTAAGCAGCGTCAGCTATCGCAAGCGGCACTGGCGCAGTTGACAGCAGTTACACGGCAAACGATTAATGCAATCGAAAACGATAAGTATGATCCGTCGTTGTCGTTGGCTTTTAAGTTGGCGGCAGTCTTGGGGACCACGGTTGATGAATTGTTCACACAGGGGGAGGATACGAAATGA
- the nusG gene encoding transcription termination/antitermination protein NusG — MVESAEKQWYVLHTYAGYENKVKANLESRQESMGMQDNIFRIVVPEEEEHEVKNGKEKVTMEKTFPGYVLVEMVMSDQAWFIVRNTPGVTGFLGSHGQGSKPTPLLPEEVESILRTIGMSARHADLDVAPGDSVTIVDGAFSGLVGKITEVDNEKMKLKVNIDMFGRETSTELNFDQVDPVV, encoded by the coding sequence ATGGTTGAATCAGCAGAAAAGCAATGGTACGTTCTGCACACCTATGCGGGGTACGAAAACAAGGTTAAGGCGAACTTGGAATCGCGGCAAGAATCCATGGGTATGCAAGACAACATCTTCCGGATCGTGGTTCCTGAAGAAGAGGAACACGAAGTCAAGAACGGTAAGGAAAAGGTCACGATGGAAAAGACCTTCCCCGGCTACGTCTTGGTCGAAATGGTGATGAGTGACCAAGCTTGGTTTATCGTGCGGAACACGCCAGGTGTGACGGGCTTCTTGGGCTCTCACGGGCAAGGGAGTAAGCCAACGCCATTATTGCCAGAGGAAGTTGAATCCATTCTGCGGACCATCGGGATGTCCGCACGGCACGCTGACCTGGACGTAGCGCCAGGCGACTCCGTGACGATTGTCGACGGTGCCTTCAGTGGCTTAGTCGGTAAGATTACCGAAGTGGACAACGAAAAGATGAAGCTCAAGGTCAACATCGATATGTTCGGTCGGGAAACCAGTACCGAATTGAACTTCGACCAAGTCGACCCAGTGGTTTAA
- the secE gene encoding preprotein translocase subunit SecE — protein sequence MRLFRFFKAVIQEMKQVSWPGAKQTRHDTGTVVGISVLFAIFFAIVDWIVQFGLKFVA from the coding sequence ATGCGGTTATTCCGATTTTTTAAAGCGGTCATTCAAGAAATGAAACAAGTTTCTTGGCCAGGCGCGAAGCAGACCCGGCACGATACGGGAACGGTTGTGGGCATTTCTGTGCTCTTCGCAATTTTCTTCGCCATCGTGGACTGGATCGTCCAGTTTGGCTTAAAGTTCGTCGCCTAA
- the rpmG gene encoding 50S ribosomal protein L33, producing the protein MAQRKIALACSVCGSRNYTIAASATRTTRLEVKKFCKHCGKYTLHRETR; encoded by the coding sequence ATGGCTCAACGTAAAATCGCTCTGGCCTGCTCAGTTTGCGGGTCCCGGAATTACACCATCGCAGCAAGTGCGACACGCACGACACGACTTGAAGTCAAAAAGTTTTGTAAGCATTGCGGTAAATACACGCTGCACCGGGAGACCCGGTAG
- a CDS encoding sigma-70 family RNA polymerase sigma factor produces MTTFNDDQLIATIQRDPNSPALRLLFNRYRPVLTKLQRVYYIPGHDGDDWEQEGLLVLHGAAQKFQQHRSCNFGAFYRLNLTHRVFDLIRYSQAQKRRATTISLEANRTYFAETLHDTRVQLGTQLEAQEAVGRVLPGLSPTEQVVFRGLLGGLTPQAIRQQEGLSMTRVSAAMHRGRQKLRRLLGE; encoded by the coding sequence ATGACCACGTTTAATGATGACCAGTTAATTGCCACGATTCAACGGGATCCCAACTCACCGGCACTTCGTCTCTTGTTCAACCGTTACCGTCCCGTCCTCACCAAGCTTCAACGGGTTTATTATATTCCGGGGCATGACGGGGATGACTGGGAACAGGAGGGGCTATTGGTCTTACACGGGGCGGCCCAAAAGTTTCAGCAACACCGCTCGTGCAATTTTGGAGCCTTTTACCGGTTAAATCTGACGCACCGGGTCTTTGACCTGATCCGCTATTCGCAGGCCCAGAAGCGGCGAGCAACCACCATCTCCTTAGAAGCCAACCGCACTTACTTTGCGGAGACTCTCCACGACACCCGGGTACAGTTGGGGACCCAGTTGGAGGCGCAAGAGGCTGTGGGTCGCGTATTACCGGGATTGTCGCCTACGGAACAAGTTGTCTTCCGGGGCTTATTGGGCGGTCTAACACCGCAAGCCATCAGACAACAGGAGGGGTTATCGATGACCCGGGTCTCGGCAGCGATGCACCGGGGCCGCCAGAAGCTCCGTCGACTCTTAGGTGAATGA
- a CDS encoding NYN domain-containing protein → MKKDILIVDAYNMIGNWPELNRLKLNDRLPEARDQLLNMLANYHKLRDAEIYVVFDAMYVPGISKSYKQYDLQVIWTNRDETADSYIEKLAKELQTRFTQVTVATSDQAEQWTIFSEGALRIPAGELLRDIERAKNEVNQTAREFADRGLVRKSPWNDQQLYKLEKLRDQLMDQPESIGRSKSKKKRR, encoded by the coding sequence ATTAAAAAAGATATTCTAATTGTCGATGCGTACAACATGATCGGCAACTGGCCTGAACTCAACCGGCTAAAGCTAAATGATCGGTTACCGGAGGCGCGCGACCAGTTGCTCAACATGCTGGCTAATTATCATAAGTTACGGGATGCGGAGATTTACGTGGTCTTCGATGCCATGTACGTGCCCGGCATCTCGAAGAGTTATAAGCAGTATGATCTACAGGTCATCTGGACCAACCGGGATGAGACGGCCGACAGCTATATCGAAAAGCTGGCCAAGGAACTTCAGACCCGCTTCACCCAGGTTACGGTCGCGACCAGTGACCAGGCCGAGCAATGGACCATCTTCTCGGAAGGCGCGCTGCGGATTCCGGCGGGGGAACTGTTACGGGACATTGAACGGGCCAAGAACGAGGTCAACCAGACGGCCCGTGAATTTGCGGACCGCGGTCTGGTGCGTAAGTCCCCCTGGAACGATCAGCAACTCTATAAACTGGAAAAATTACGGGATCAATTGATGGACCAACCAGAATCGATTGGGCGATCAAAGTCGAAGAAGAAACGACGGTAA
- the rlmB gene encoding 23S rRNA (guanosine(2251)-2'-O)-methyltransferase RlmB, producing MTEEREQIDFVIGRHPAVAALRSQQAINKVFLQSGLKSEAIDEIRQLAQRRHLVISEVPKQKLDQLTDHQNHQGVALGVAAFDYASIDDLYANAQKKGEEPFFLILDNVEDPHNLGSILRTADASGVHGVIIPKRRAVGLTSTVAKTSTGAIETVPVARVTNLVNTVNDLKKRGMWIFGTDMAGTDYRDWNAKGAVGLIIGNEGKGISRLLKETVDQTLTIPMVGTVQSLNASVAAGLLMYQGFNSRHPVQH from the coding sequence ATGACAGAAGAACGCGAACAGATTGATTTCGTGATTGGGCGCCACCCAGCCGTGGCGGCTCTGCGCAGTCAGCAGGCCATCAACAAGGTCTTCTTGCAGAGCGGGTTGAAGTCGGAAGCCATCGATGAGATTCGTCAGCTGGCGCAACGGCGGCACCTGGTCATCTCCGAAGTGCCGAAGCAGAAGCTGGACCAGTTGACGGACCACCAGAACCACCAAGGGGTCGCCTTAGGGGTTGCAGCCTTTGACTACGCCAGTATCGATGACCTCTACGCCAACGCCCAGAAGAAGGGCGAGGAACCCTTCTTCTTGATCCTGGATAACGTCGAGGACCCCCATAATCTGGGGTCCATCTTACGGACGGCGGATGCCAGTGGCGTGCACGGTGTGATTATCCCCAAGCGCCGCGCGGTCGGCTTGACCTCCACGGTTGCTAAGACCTCTACGGGCGCCATCGAAACGGTGCCCGTAGCCCGGGTGACCAACTTGGTCAACACGGTCAATGACTTGAAGAAGCGGGGCATGTGGATCTTTGGGACCGACATGGCCGGGACCGATTACCGAGACTGGAACGCCAAGGGCGCCGTGGGTCTGATCATCGGGAACGAAGGTAAGGGCATTTCGCGCTTGCTGAAGGAAACGGTCGACCAGACGTTGACCATCCCGATGGTCGGCACGGTCCAAAGTCTGAACGCCAGTGTGGCGGCGGGACTCTTGATGTACCAAGGCTTTAACTCGCGGCACCCGGTACAACACTAA
- a CDS encoding Mini-ribonuclease 3 encodes MTNTATDYQQLNGVALAYLGDATYEVIIRRHLIKEGLAKPNHLQRTATHYVSAKAQAALIALMEQDGILSDDEWTIFKRGRNAKSYTHAKNTDVVTYRISTGFEALMGYLDLSGRQDRVDELSNWCIQQVEAGRTE; translated from the coding sequence ATGACAAATACAGCAACTGATTATCAGCAACTTAACGGGGTGGCGTTGGCCTACCTGGGGGATGCCACCTACGAAGTGATCATTCGGCGGCACCTGATCAAGGAAGGACTCGCGAAGCCCAACCATTTACAACGCACGGCGACCCACTACGTTTCGGCTAAGGCGCAAGCAGCCTTGATTGCCTTGATGGAACAGGATGGCATCCTAAGCGATGACGAATGGACCATCTTCAAACGGGGCCGGAACGCGAAGAGTTACACCCATGCCAAGAATACTGACGTGGTGACCTACCGGATCTCCACCGGATTTGAAGCCTTGATGGGCTACCTCGACCTCAGTGGTCGGCAGGATCGGGTCGATGAACTCAGCAACTGGTGCATCCAACAAGTGGAAGCGGGGCGAACGGAATAA
- the cysS gene encoding cysteine--tRNA ligase yields the protein MLKVFNTMTRQKETFEPITPGVVNMYVCGPTVYNYIHIGNARSAIAFDTIRRYFEYRGYQVKYVSNFTDVDDKMINEAHKEGITVPQLGDKFIKAYKEDTAALNIQPATANPRATNFIPEIISFIETLITKGYAYPVAGDVYYRAHKFADYGKLSHQNIAELEEGASQHTNDEETARKEDPIDFALWKGAKPGEISWPSPWGAGRPGWHIECSVMSTHYLGDTFDIHGGGEDLAFPHHENEIAQSEAETGKPFVHYWLHNGFVTVGDENQKMSKSLGNFVTVHDLIQKVNPQTLRFFMATTQYRRPIQYTQTNMDTAARNLERLQTAYDNMGYRLKDAEDGNDPKTEQETRQLVADYIDAMDDDFNVQNGISKVYDLARLGNVYAERPVVFKGTVEFMRQTLVELLDVFGVKLTAATALDDDHIEALIQERVQARQGRNFQRSDEIREQLKNQGIILEDTPQGTRWRKVN from the coding sequence ATGCTCAAAGTTTTTAATACCATGACACGTCAGAAAGAAACATTTGAACCCATCACACCAGGGGTGGTCAACATGTACGTGTGTGGCCCGACCGTTTACAATTACATCCACATTGGGAACGCCCGCAGTGCAATCGCCTTTGATACCATTCGGCGGTATTTTGAATACCGGGGATACCAAGTGAAGTACGTCTCCAACTTTACGGACGTCGATGACAAGATGATCAACGAGGCCCACAAGGAAGGCATTACCGTGCCCCAATTGGGGGATAAGTTCATCAAGGCGTACAAGGAAGATACCGCGGCGTTAAACATTCAACCCGCTACGGCCAATCCACGCGCCACGAATTTTATTCCAGAGATTATTAGCTTCATTGAAACCTTGATCACCAAGGGCTACGCTTACCCGGTCGCCGGGGACGTCTATTACCGGGCCCACAAATTTGCGGACTATGGGAAGTTGTCACATCAGAACATTGCGGAACTCGAAGAAGGGGCTTCCCAACACACCAACGATGAAGAGACGGCGCGCAAGGAAGATCCAATCGACTTTGCGCTGTGGAAGGGTGCTAAGCCGGGCGAAATCTCTTGGCCTTCGCCTTGGGGCGCGGGTCGGCCGGGCTGGCACATCGAGTGTTCCGTGATGTCGACCCACTACCTGGGAGACACCTTCGACATCCATGGTGGGGGCGAGGACTTAGCCTTTCCGCATCATGAGAATGAGATCGCGCAGAGTGAGGCGGAAACGGGCAAGCCGTTCGTGCATTACTGGCTGCACAACGGGTTCGTCACGGTTGGCGATGAGAACCAGAAGATGAGTAAGTCCTTGGGGAACTTTGTGACGGTCCACGACCTGATTCAGAAGGTCAACCCACAGACGTTGCGCTTCTTCATGGCGACCACCCAGTACCGGCGGCCGATTCAGTACACGCAGACCAACATGGACACCGCAGCCCGGAACTTGGAACGGCTACAGACGGCGTACGACAACATGGGCTATCGGCTCAAGGACGCCGAAGACGGCAACGACCCCAAGACGGAACAGGAAACACGCCAATTAGTCGCGGATTACATCGACGCCATGGACGACGATTTCAACGTGCAAAATGGGATCTCGAAGGTTTACGATCTGGCCCGTTTAGGCAACGTCTACGCGGAACGGCCGGTCGTCTTCAAGGGGACCGTTGAGTTCATGCGCCAGACACTGGTTGAATTGTTGGACGTCTTCGGTGTAAAATTAACCGCCGCAACGGCGTTGGATGACGACCACATTGAAGCGTTGATCCAGGAACGGGTCCAAGCGCGGCAAGGCCGGAATTTCCAGCGTAGTGATGAGATTCGGGAACAATTGAAGAATCAAGGAATTATTCTAGAAGACACGCCCCAAGGGACGCGTTGGCGAAAGGTAAATTAA